The region GACGACGATGGCGAGGTACACCCCGAGTTGGCCCCCGCTCAGATCGAGGCGGCGACTTCAGTGTGTCGTGATCTGGATGAACTGCGCCAGTCGTTGACGCACCTGCGGACAGAGCTCGCGGCCGCTGCCGCTAAGCGTGGCTGGCGACTGGCCGCCGTCGGGATGGCACCGACCGGACAGCTGGGGCCTCCGCCGGTCGCCGACACTCCGCGATATCGGCGGATGTACGCCGAATACGGGTCGATCATTGAGGGGCAGGGGGTGTGCGGGTGTCACGTTCACGTGGGCACGCCCGATCTGGAGTCGACACTGCGCGCGAGCAACCGGCTGCGCTCGTGGCTACCAGCCCTCCTGCTGATCACCACCAATTCGCCGTTCTACCGTGATGTCGACACCGGCTACGCGAGCTGGCGGTTGGCCCTTTGGTCGCGTTTGCCGACCGCACGCCCGCCTCCCCACATCACCTCGGTGTCGCATTACCGCCGCATTTTGGACTGTTTTCTGGCATCCGGCATGGTGCTGGACCCCGCCATGCTCTACTGGTATGCGCGACCGTCGACGCACGCGCCGACGTTGGAGGTTCGGGTCGCCGACGCCGCCGCGACCGTAGACGAGGCCGTGCTGCTCGCCGGGCTCACACGTGGATTGGTCGCCGCCGCCCTTGTGCGGGATGACCTAGTGCGCTGGCCCGAGCACGTCGACGACCAGATGTTGTGGGCTGCCTGCTGGCGTGCCGCTCGGAGCGGAATCGAGGGAGATGCCCTCGACGTCACCACCGGTCGGCTGGTCCCCGCCTGGCAGCTCCTCGACGATCTCGTTGAACATCTGCGCCCGGTGCTGGAAGAGAACGGCGACGTCGAGTCGATCACGCAGTTGTTGCAGACCTTGCGGTTGCGCGGCAGTGCCGCGAGCCGTCAGCGCGCGGTTTATCGCCAGCGCGACGATATCAAGGAGGTCGTGGACTACGTCCTGGCCGAGACAATGCGGCACCTGAATGCTCAGTATTAAAGAGGCTGACCGTTGTCGCGGCAGAAGACAAGCCGGTAGCGGTTGCGCGGCATCGGTCAGCCATCGGCGTACTCGGTCGCCATCGAAGGGGCCGACGGCGAACGCGGAGCGCGCATGGTCGGTACGGGTTGCCGACGGGCCGCGTCAACGTCCGAGAGGTGCCCCCCACCCGGCCATCAGGTTGTCGATGGCAAGGCACAGGACCTCTGGCGGAATTCCGTCGGAGATCTGGATGGACAGGCCATTGAGAAACCCGTGATACAGCTGAGCCAGGGCAGCAGGGTCCGAGCTCGACGGAAGCTCTCCGTCCTCGACCGCCCGCACGATCCGGGCGCGAATCGTCTCACCGATCTCGGCTCGGTGTCGCACCAGCAAGTTCCGCACTTCCTCGCCCGCGCTCGAGGCGTTGGCCGCTCCCATCACGATCAGGCAGCCCCGTGGTGAATCGAAACGCGTGAACAGGACGACGTGCTGCTTGAGCATCGCCTCGATGGCAGCTTTCGCCGTGCCGTGTTCCGACATCGCACGCGCCGTGAGTCCGCCCTCGATCTCGGTATACAGGCCCACCGCGCGTAGATAGAGCTGCTCCTTGCTGCCGAAAGCGCCATAGATGCTCGGGGAGTTGATGCCGGTCGCGCGGACCAGATCGGACATCGAGGTCGTGTCGAACCCCTTCTCCCAGAACAAATGCATGGCTCGTTCGAGCACCTCGTGCTCGTCGAAAGCACGCGGTCGACCAAGTCGCGACTTGCCCCCGTCCGGCATGAACATCCTCCTCGGCGCGGGCACGGCTGCTGCATAGGTACCTGCGCCCACCAGCGTACTGAGTGCACCCCGCGAACGAACCTTTTTGTGCCACTCGACACAAAAATAGGTTTCGACCTTGTGGGGGCACCCATGCCCTGTTTTTATAACGATCGACAAAAAATTCGCGGTCTCCCATGACCGCCCACCCTTGGAGTAGTTGATGACCCTGCACGACGATCTCGGGACGGCTGTCCCGTCGGGCTTCGGTTCAGTGAGCGGTGCGCCGAACCTCCCGGACGATTTCACCACCACCTTCCGCAGCGAGTACGTCACTGTGGACGGACTTCGCCTGCACGCCGTGATCGGCGGGCAAGGACCCGCGCTGCTCCTTCTCGGCGGCTGGCCGCAGACCTGGTACGCATGGCGTTTCGTCATGCCGGCGCTGGCACGTGATTTCACCGTCGTCGCGGTTGACCCGCGTGGTGTCGGGCTGTCGGACAAGCCGAAGGACGGCTACGACTCGGCGACTCTGGCTACCGACATGGTCCGGCTCATGGACGCACTCGGGTACCCGAAGTTCGCGATGGTGGGACACGACATCGGGATGTGGACCGGATACGCGATGGCGGTGGACCACCCGGAACGACTCGAGCGTCTCGCCGTCGCCGAGGCCATCATCCCCGGTATCTCGCCCTCACCACCCCTGCTCGGCAGCCGATGGCTCAACGACTTCCTGTGGCACTTCAACTTCAACCGTGCCTTCGATGCCAACGAACGTCTGGTCCAAGGGCGCGAGGAGATCTACTTCGGCCACCAGTTCGCCACCAAGGCGGCGACCCCAACCGCGATCCCGCAGTACGCCGTCGACCACTACGTCGAGACGTTGCGGGATCCCGAGGCTCTGCGCGCGAGCTTCGACTACTACCGCGCCATCGACCAGACCATCGAGCAGAGCGAGGCGCGTAAGAAGCACAAACTGACCCTTCCGGTGCTGGCCATCGCCGGCGAGGACGCGTGCGGCGACAGCGTCGGCACCGAGATGCGCAGCGTCGCGGAGGACGTCATCAGTGTCGTGATCCCCCACTGTGGACACTATGTCGCCGAGGAGGCCCCTGACGCACTGCTGGACGCCCTGCGCGAGTTCCTCGCCCCCTACAAGCACTTCAGCTGAGAACAACGCGCCCCGGAGCGGACCGCGCGCTCGATCCGCTCCGGGCCCCACGTCCTCGTGCACTTCGCGAAAGAGATCCATGAGTGAGCGAACCAAGATGCCGACCAGGCCGTCCCTGTTCCGCCGGGCGAGCGCGGAGTTCATCGGCAGTGCGATGCTGGTCTTCCTCGGCGTCTCCGCGATCATCGCAGCCAACTGGATCGCCGGGCCCTTGTTGCAGGGGAAGTCGTGGGGCGGTCATGCGCTGCATAGCCTTTCCGGATTCGCCTTCGGTTACGTTGTCATGGCGATCATCGCTTCGCCGCTCGGCCGCATCAGTTCCCATTACAACCCGGCGATCACGTTCATGCGGTGGGTCGCCGGAGAACCCACGTACGTCGCCGTGATCTACTTCGCCGCGCAACTCGCCGGCTCCATCCCAGGTGCCTTCTTGTTGCTGCTGTGGGGTCGGCTCGGCGCGGATGTCGGCTACGGGGCCACGACTCCGGCCCCTGGGGTAAGTCTCTGGGCGCCGATCGGGTCCGAGCTGATCAGCACGGCTCTTCTGGGATGCGCGGTGTTGGCTCTGACGAGCGGCCGCATCAGCCTGCGGACCGGGTTCCACCTCATCCCCGCGCTGTACGGTGCGATGGCGGTTGTCGCCGTTCCGCTGTCGGGCCTGAGCACGAACCCGGCTCGCACCTTCGGGCCGGCGGTCGTCTCCGGCATCTACGACCAGTTGTGGCTCTATCTTGTCGTGCCACCAGCCGGGGCCACTCTGGCACTGTGCATCAGCCGTGCCCGAGACTGTTACCGGTGCATCCGCTTTTGGGGCAAGGTGCAGTCAGATGTAGAAGGCTTGGGCGAGGACGGCTCGGCCTGCTCCAACCGCCACGCGGCCCGCGCCAGCACGCGCCGCTCAAGACGGCCTTCCTCGATCCGCTCGCTGATCGTCACCCGAATACCCTGCCAGAGGCGTTCAGCAAACTGGACGCCTTGACGGTGTTCTCCGGCCCACTGCTACACGCACTGGAGCGAGAAGCCGGGCCCACGTCCAGCGGTGATCCCGTGTCGGTGGCCTGTTGTAGGTTCGCAGGTGGCTGTGGCGCCAGCCCATCCGGGCTCGTACCCCGCCCACGCCGGGACGAGCGTGTGAGGAAAAGGCGTCCTCGAACTCAACGCCGTAGCGGGCCCTGATCGTTGACGTGGCTCGTCGGCGAGATTCAGTGCGTCGGCTGTCGATCTCGCCGGGAAAACAAGGCAGCGCCTCGGCCTCACCGGCAGCGATCGCACGTGCTGCTGGCGGGACTGCTTCCGAAGCGTCTCGGTGGCATTGGCGATGAGGTCGTGTTCGGCGCGGTACTGTGCGTGCTGCCGTTCGGTGGTCACGGCGCCCCCTCCTGGCGGTAGTTGGGGTAGGGCAGCGGGAGCAGACGCAAGACGGTTGCCCACGGCTCGGCGTTTTGGGATTCAGTCGCCACCGCCACCCCCGTCACCACCGCCGCCACCCCCGTCACCACCGTCACCACCGCCGTCGCCGTCCAAGTCGATGGGCATGTCGAAATCCAGCGGGGTTGACCACTCTGGCGGCGGCGTGACCGGGCGGACCCGGTCCCAGTAGATAGCCCCAGCCAGGGCGAGCAGAGCAACTACCAGGGCGAGTAGTGGCCACAGGTCGCTCATGCTGCCCCCATTTCGAGCGCCAAGCGCTGCCCCAAATCGAGCAGCAATAGTCCATCGTAGGAACTGCCGCAATCGCTACAACGGACCGGCCACGGCGAGTGTCGCGAACGTAAGGACACTCGGTCCAGGAGCGCGGCGAAGGCCCGTCGAGCTTCATTGGCCGCTGGTCCATACCGGATGTCCGTCGATGGTGATCTGTATGTCGTGTAGGTACGGCGCCAGCGCATCGAGGTCGACAGTGACGCCGAGGCCCGGCTTCTCGGGCGCCGAGACGAGGCCGTCTTCGTCGCGTTCGAGGCGGTCGGGGGTGACCGCCTGGGCGAGGGGACTCAGCGCGACCGGGTATTCGCACCATCGGTGCCGCCGTAGCCCGGCATAGGGTTGCAGCGCTGCCGAAAGAGCCAGGTGTGAGGTGAACGTGTGGTTCACGTATGTCACGCCACGGTGGTCGGCGTGCTGGGCCACCTCGTACGCCGGGTGAATTCCGCCGACGCGGCCGGTGTCGATCTGGATATAGGCAACTTTGCCGTAGTCGATCAGGTGCCGGGCCATGTGCGGGTTGTGCGAGGACTCTCCGGCGGCGAGCCGAGGGCCACGGCTGGGATCGGTCGATGCCGAGATCGCGGCGTAGGCATCGAATGCCGAGCCGGTGAACGGCTCTTCGAGCCAGGTCGCGTCGACGTCCACGAGAACATCCCAACGGGCGCGAACGGCGTCGACGTCGGTGCGCCAGACCTGGCCGGCGTCCACCATGAGGGCCGTGTCGTTGCCGAGTCCGTTACGCGCCGCGAAGAGATGTGCCGCGTCGTCGTTCGGTGTGCCGTGGCCGAAGGGGCCCCACCCGAATTTCGCCGCGACGAATCCCTGGCTGCGGATTTCTCGTGCACGGTCGTAGGTTTCGTCCGGTGTGTCACCGAAAAGGATTGAGGCGTAAGGAATTCGCCCGTGGCTGCGGTCGTAGCCGAGCAGCGACCAGACGGGAACGTCGCGGCGTTTGCCGAGCAGATCCCACAACGCCATCTCGATGCCTGAGTAGGTGTGGGATGCCTGAAGCACGTCCATGCTGCGATAGGTCACATCTGCCGAGATGGCGAGGATGTCCTCGGGCTTGTCGAGGCGACGGCCGAGTACCGAGGCGGACACCGGCTGGCAGGCGCCATGGGACGGCGGTGTCATGAACGCCGCTATCGAGACCAACGGCGATGCCTCGCACTCTCCCCAGCCGATGTCGTCACCGGAACGCACTCGGACGAGGAGTGCATCCTGGCTCCCGTCCACCGCCGTGGTCACCGTCGGCATGCTCGCGTAGAAGAAATCCACGGCGTCGATCCGCACGGGCACACCTTTCCACGAAGCTACAGATTATAGATTATCGTTAGTTGGTGCGACTGTCGAGCGGTCACAGTCATCTCGGTGCGCAGCGCCGACGAGTTACAAGCAAGTTGATCCCGTCGTCGCTGGTACTCCTGGTGCTGTTGTTGCCAGTGTCCTTGATCGCCGTCGGTGTGTCGTTGTGGCGCGCGGGCTGGTCAGTCGGACTGGCCGCGCAGTTGCTCGGTCGGATGCTCGATGATGTGCTCGTGCATCACCTCGTCGATGGTGCCCGGGTCGTCACTGCGAATGGCGTCGAGGATCGCCTGATGATCGTCGACGACGACCGTTGGGGACTCGAGCCGTGTCGACATCCGGTAGATCTGCGCGCGGATCCGCGAATGCACGCTGTGCCAGAGCCGGATGGCCTGCTCCGAACCGGAGAGGTGCACCATCGTCTGATGGAACTGCACGTCCAGCTCGTTGACGGTGCGGAGGTCGTCGATCGCGGCGGCGTCGCGCATCCGGCCCACGATGTCGTCCAGTTCCGAGAGGAGTTGCTCTCGCCGGGTGGCAGCGCTCTTCTTGACGCCGAACGTCTCGATCGCGAGCCGCACCGGGAGCAACAGGTTGACGATGTCCTCGGCGCTGATGTCGGTGACGAAGACGCCTCGGTTCGGGAAATGCTCGACGAGGCCCTCGTTCTCGAGCTGGCGCAACGCTTCGCGGATCGGGGCGGGGGAGACCCCGAACCTGGCCGCCAGGTCATCCTGCTTGAGTTGGGTGCCCGCGGTCAGGGAGCCGGTGACAATGTCTTCACGCAGCGTCGCGACAATCGCCTCGCGCACCGAAGTTACAGGTAGGGATTGCCTGTGACCACCGGCAGGCACCGCAGTTGCGGACAACGTCGTCACGACCTCTCTTCTGGACTCGTACAGCTGCCCCCGTCGAGCCCATCAGGCCCGCGGAGTTCCATGGTATGAGGATAATCGTTTATCGATAGTCGTGATCCAGTATCGCAGTCGTCCCCCGGGGGCGGGCATGCGGGCAGCCTCGCGGGTTGACAGGGAACAGATTATCGATAATAGTTCGCTCTGCCGCTTCGAGGAAGGGACCTCAATGACATCCGTCACCACCCTCCACGGGATCCTCATCGCGCTCGCCACCCCGTTCTCCGAGGACGGTGCGGTCGACGAGCCGCGTCTGCGCAGCCACGTCTCGGACTTGGTGGACGCCGGAGTGCACGGCATCATCCCGTGCGGGAGCACCGGTGAATTCATCAATCTGACCAAGGACGAGCGCAAGCTCGTCACCGAGATCGTCATCGACGAGGTGGCCGGCCGTATCCCGGTTGTGCCGCACACGGGCGCGCTGCACACCGCCGAGGTGATCGAACTAAGCCAGCACGCCAAGGACAAAGGCGCGGCGGCGATCATGGTCATCCCGCCGTATTTCGAGCCCAACACCTGGGCCGAGGTGCTGGCCCACTTCCAGAAGATCTCGGATTCGGTCGACCTGCCGATCATGTACTACCACATTCCGGAGACGACCGGGCTGGACCTGACGATCGATCAGTTCAAGGAGCTCGCCGCGATCCCGAACGTCACGTATATGAAGGAGTCTTCCGGCAATCTCAGCCTCCTGGTCGAATTGCTCGAAGACCCGGAGATCGACATCAAGGTCTTCAACGGCTGGGACGAAGTCACCCTGGCCACCTACGCGGTCGGCGCGGTCGGCTCGGTATGGGGCGCCGCCAATTACTTCCCCGCCCTCGCGGTCGCACTGTACGAAACCGCAGTGGTCAAGAATGACATCGCCGCCGCACGCGAGATCTGGTCGACGATCTGGAAACTGGAGCAGCCGGTCCTGTCCGGCGGTTACGTGCAGAACGTCAAGGCGGCGCTGGCCGCGGCGGGCAAGCCGGTCGGCGATCCACGCCCGCCGGCCCTGCCCGCAACGCCCGGGACCGTCGAGGCCCTCACCACGGCTCTTGCGGCCGCCGGCCTGAAGGGCTGAGGCAATGGCGTCCATCGCACGCATCAAAGTGCGCGGTATCGGTCCGGAGATCCCACGAACCACCTGGGCCAACATGCCGCCGCAACTCATGTTGATGACACTTGTCGAGATCGAAGACTCCGACGGCGCCGTCGGCTACGGCATGGCGCAGAGCTATGGAGCGGGTCAGTACGACCACTCCAACTTCGAGTCCATTCGCCCGTTGCTTCAGTTCGTCATCGGCAAGGAAGCCGCCAACATCGAGGCGCGATGGCACGATCTGCACACCGTCATCACTCCCGCGACGCCCGGCACCGTGGCAGCGGTCGACATCGCGCTGTGGGATCTCGCCGCGAAAAGGGCGGGCTTGCCGCTTTACCGCTACCTCGGTGGAGCGCGGGATGAGATGCCGGCGTATGCGTCGACGGCGCAACTCGACACCGTCAGCGACTATCTCAAACATCTCGAGGAGATGGCCGACGAGGGGTTCACCGCCGTCAAATTCCACGCGTGGAATGTGCCCGAACGTGACCTGGAAATGTTGCGGGCGGCGCACCAGGAATTCGGCGACACGCTGACGCTCATGCACGACGCGGAAAACCGTTACGACTATTGGGGTGCGCTGCGAGTCGGCCGTGAACTCAGTGGCATGAATTTCCGCTGGTTCGAGGCGCCGTTCAAGGATTACGACTTGAACAGTTACCGTCGGCTGCGTGAGCGGATCGACGTACCGATTGTGCCGCATGGCCTCTGGCTGCTCGATCTGCAAGAGTTCTATACCTACGCGGCCCAGGGCCCGTGGGACGCGGTGCGGTTCGACGCCACGATGAGCGGTGGCATTTCACAGGCCCGCAAACTGGTTGCACTGGCGGACTGTCTTGGCCTGCCGGCCGAGCAGCAGAGCTGGGGCTATTCCTTTATCCAAGCCGCCGCATTGCACATCGGGCTGTCGAATCTGTCGAGCAGTTACTTCGAATCGCCGGTGCCGTACGAGGCCTACGAATACGGCATCCTGAACCCGATCCGCGTCGGTAAGGACGGAATGGTTCGCCCGCCGTCGGGCAACGGGCTGGGACTCGATATCGATTGGCCGGCAATGGATGCGGCCACGCTCGTCTCGTACGAGACGAGCAGTTCGACGGTCGTCGCGGCATGAACACCATCGGTTCGCCCGAGCGCCTCGTCGTGGTGACGGGAGCGGCCAGCGGCATCGGGAGAGCGGTGGTCGAGGCGCAGCTGGCTCTCGGCGCACGAGTCATCGGCGTCGACATCCAGGCATTGGCGCCGTCTCCGGAGCAGGCGAAGGCCATCGACAATGGCCAACTGCTCGCGGTACAGCTCGACGTCCGCGACTCTGCCGCGGTGGATGCGGTGTTCGACGGGATCGTCGAGCGAGGTGAACGACTCACCGGCCTGGTGAGCTGCGCCGGGGTCGACGACGGCGGGCCAAGCCATGAGTTCGGAGACGACGCGTTCCGACGTGTTGTGGAGATCAACCTCTTTGGCACGTTCTACCTGTGCCGAGGCGCGCTGCGCACGTTCGTCAGCCAGGAGACCTCTGGGGCGATCGTATGCATCTCGTCGCCCTTCGCGACCGTGTCGCCCCCAGGCGGCGTGGCTGCCTACGCCTCGTCGAAGGGTGGGGTCTCCGCGCTCACCCGCAACCTTGCGGTGGAGTACGCGAGTCGTGGCATCAGAGTCAACTCGGTGACTCCTGGCGCCACTGAGACGCCGCTTATGTGGGCCAATGCTGATCCCGCCACGGTGCCACGGATGCGCCAGCAGATCGCGGGCGAGGTTCCGCTGGGCCGTATCGCCGACCCATCGGAACCCGCCGCGGCCGTCAGCTGGCTGTTGAGTGACGCGGCGTCCTACGTCACGGGCGCCACGATCACGTGCGACGGGGGCGTGCTCGCGGCCGGGGTGCTGACGTTGTGAACGCCGATAGAGCGCAGTTGCCGTCACGGCTGGACAGTGCCCGCGCAGTGATGGGGCCGCTGTCCATCGGGGCATTCGTCGCCACCGATCACGCCACCGTCCGGTGGCTTCTCGACGACGAACCGAAGGAAGCCACCGGCGTCATTGTCACGGAGACGGGCTTGCGACCGGTCACCGGTCACGATTTTGCCGGTGACCCGCGCGAGGTCCGAGAGCGGCTGGGACTGGATCTGGCCGTGGTCGGGGTGGAGACATCGGCGCTTCCCGCGGCGGTCGGCCGGGTGCTGGGCGGGCGGAGTTTGTGCGACCTGACGCACCTGCTAGCGCCGCTTCGGTCCTGTTTGGACGAAGCCGCGCTGGCTCGCGTTCGGTTCGCGAGTCGGCTGGCCAGCCGCGCGCAGACGGTGTTCCGAGAGGGACTTGCGGTGGGCGTAAGTGAGGCCGAGGTGGCTGCGGCGGTATTCGAAGCCGTCAGTCGCCCCCACGACGCACCGGCGCCCATTGTGGACCTGATGTTCGGCTCGCGATGTGCTCTCGTGGGTATGCCACCGACGGGCAAGCGCCTCGCGGCGGGAGAGACCGCACTACTCGACTTCGCTCCGCTCATCGATGGCTACTGGTCCGACTCGTGCAGCACGGTAGTGGTCGCAGCGACGCCGAATCAGGAGATCCGGCGGCTGCACTTGGCCGCCATGAAAGCGCTCGAGCGCGCTATCGCGTTGGTCGAGCCAGGGCGGACTGTCGGCGAGATCGACCGCGCCGTTCGAGACATCTTGGCTGAGGCCGGATACACCTGTCCGCACCTGACCGGGCACGGCGTCGGACTCAAACAACAGGATTATCCGCTCTTCAGTCCGGTATCGACGGCGGTCCTCCGGGAAGGTTTCGTCCTCGCCATCGAGCCAGGTGGCTACGCCGAGGGTTTCGGCATACGGGTCGAGCACGTGATGCGAGTGGGCGCGGGAGGTGCGGAACTGTTGACCACACATTCCCTCGCACTCGTCTAAGCGGTACGTCGTGCAGATGAAATTGACTATCGAGGATCGTCCGGACCGGATGAGAGGTATGCCATGGCGACGGAGACCCACTACGAAACCGTCATCGTGGGCGGCGGATTGGCCGGCCTGTATGCGGCCTATCAGCTGCGCGGCCGTCGCGTCCTCGTGCTCGAGGCGAGTGAACGCGTCGGCGGGCGGATCCGATCGCACCGCATGGGCAATCGCTGGGTGAACGTCGGTGCGCACGTCTATCCGAACCCGGAAAGCATCATGGGCGCTCTCGCGGAGGAGCTGGGGCTCGAGGTCATCGACATTCCCGGATCCCTTAGGGGAATCGTGGCCGGTGACAAGATCATCAACCCGTCGCGCGCCGAGATGCTCCCGTTCGTTCTGCCGATGCCGATTCGGCAGCGCGTGGCCTTCGTGCGCAAGGGGCTGAAGCTCGCCCTCGCCATGGCGAGGTTCAACCGGATCGAGCACCGGGTTGCCACCACCGACGAGGAACGCGAACAGCAACGCCGACAGACAGTCGACTTCGAGGCCGGCCGGACTTTCGCCGAATTCATCAACGGTGTCCCGGCCGCGATGGACCCGCTCATCCGCGCGCTCGCGCGCCGGTCCGCCGGCGAGCCGGAACAAGTCTCGGCGGGCGCCGCGCTCATGTGCTTGGCGCACGTCATGGGACCAGCCAATGCGCCCGGGGCAACCGCTCGCGTCATGGTCGGCGGAACGGAGACCGTTATCGGGGGACTCCTTGCGGCGCTCGGGAATGACGCCGTGCGGCTCTCGGCTCCGGTCACCATGGTCGACGCGACGTCGGAGAAGAACATTCAAATCGATTTCGAGTCGCCCTCCGGACCATCGACGGTCACGGCCGACACGGTCATTGTCGCGACGCCGGCCCCCATCGCGCGGAAGATTCTGCACCCGATGCCGCCGGAGCTTGGCGCCGGTCTTGATTCAGTGACGTATGGTGCATTTCTCAGCGTCGGCATATTCACCAACGAGACCGCTCCCGCATCGACGGATCATCTGTACGCGATCACCACGCCTGGAAAACAGTTCGACTTCCTGTTCAATCACGCCAACCCGGTACACCCGCGTTCCGCGCACCGCGATGGTGGAGCATTCATGGCCTATCGCGGAGGTCCGCGCGCCGAGGAGCTGATGAACGAGCCCGACGAAAAAATCGCCGCGGCCTATCTCGCGCAATTCCTCGAGATCCTTCCCGAGTACCAGGGCAAGATCGTCGAGGTGCACGTGCAGCGCTGGCCGCTGGGTACGGCATACGCGGCTCCCGGCCGAAACGCGTATCAGTCGGTGCTGGAGGCAGGACACCCCGACCGCCGTGTCGGTCTCGCCGGTGACTACTTCGACCCCCTGAGCGGCATGGAACAAGCCGTGCGCGCGGCGCGACTCGCCGTCGACAAGATCAAATCCGCCCACCGATGAATCTCCTAGGGCGTCAGTGAGCCTGGATCTCCGAACACCGCGTTTATCACCACGACGGGAGAAGATCATGAAGCGAAAGCTCGCCATGGCAGGCCTGACCGCCGTCCTCCTCATGGCAACGGCAGCGTGCGGTTCCTCCGGAAGCTCGGGGTCATCCGCCGCGCCCGCCGACACCAGCGCGCCCCTGTACTCCTCGGTTCCCGAGAAGTTCCGGGACGGCATCACGGTCTCCTTGCAGACCAACCAACCGCCGCTGTCCTTCCAGAAAGACGGGCAGACCGTCGGCGAGGATCCCGAACTGCTCGCCGAACTGTCCAAAGTGCTCGGTATTCACATCAAGGTGGAGCCGGCCGCATTCGAGAGCATGCTGCTCGGCCTCGATCAGGGCAAGTACGACTTCGTGCTCCAGACCGACATCACGGCCGCGCGCGCGGCGAAGTACACGCAGCTATCACAGTTCAAAGACGGCTACACTTTCTTGGCCACAAAGGACAATCCCGATATCGGGAGCTCGGAATCGGACCTGTGTGGACTGACCATCGGCACGCAGTCCGGCGCCAACTACACGGCATATCTGCAGAAGCTCTCGACGAAATGCACCTCGGAGGGCAAGGGCGCGATCGTACTGGTCGCACTGCCGGACGTGCCCTCGCTGTACCTTGCCGCCGCGAGCGGTCGCATCAAGGCGCTGAGCGCCCCCGTGTCGACGCTCGGCTACTTTATCCAGTCCGATCAGGACAAGGTAGGTAAGGAGTGGAAGCTGACCGGCCCGACCTACCTGCAGAGCAAGGTCGGCTGGACCTTCCCGAAGAACTCCGAGCTGGCGCCCGCCGTCGAGAAGGCGCTGAACAAGATGATCGCGGACGGCAGCTACCAGAAGATCCTCACCAAGTGGGGTCTGCAGGGCAACATCGCCGACAAGGCGGAGCTGAATCCGAGTGTGAACTGACGAGCAGACGACCCGCGATACCCAGGAAGAACGGGCGAAGATGAACGGTGAAACCCAGGCCCAGGATGTGCTGAAACCCCCGCGAGTCAAGGACGGCTGGCCGAACCTGGAGGATCTGCCCACGCGCGAGCGGATCTCGATACCGCTCATCGTGGCGACAATCATCACGACGATCCTGACAGC is a window of Saccharopolyspora phatthalungensis DNA encoding:
- a CDS encoding carboxylate-amine ligase, yielding MIGSGDRRRGGRSSLPTLGVEEEFLLVDPETSKPAGNGLAVSRIRHGDDDGEVHPELAPAQIEAATSVCRDLDELRQSLTHLRTELAAAAAKRGWRLAAVGMAPTGQLGPPPVADTPRYRRMYAEYGSIIEGQGVCGCHVHVGTPDLESTLRASNRLRSWLPALLLITTNSPFYRDVDTGYASWRLALWSRLPTARPPPHITSVSHYRRILDCFLASGMVLDPAMLYWYARPSTHAPTLEVRVADAAATVDEAVLLAGLTRGLVAAALVRDDLVRWPEHVDDQMLWAACWRAARSGIEGDALDVTTGRLVPAWQLLDDLVEHLRPVLEENGDVESITQLLQTLRLRGSAASRQRAVYRQRDDIKEVVDYVLAETMRHLNAQY
- a CDS encoding TetR/AcrR family transcriptional regulator, with protein sequence MPDGGKSRLGRPRAFDEHEVLERAMHLFWEKGFDTTSMSDLVRATGINSPSIYGAFGSKEQLYLRAVGLYTEIEGGLTARAMSEHGTAKAAIEAMLKQHVVLFTRFDSPRGCLIVMGAANASSAGEEVRNLLVRHRAEIGETIRARIVRAVEDGELPSSSDPAALAQLYHGFLNGLSIQISDGIPPEVLCLAIDNLMAGWGAPLGR
- a CDS encoding alpha/beta fold hydrolase, whose protein sequence is MTLHDDLGTAVPSGFGSVSGAPNLPDDFTTTFRSEYVTVDGLRLHAVIGGQGPALLLLGGWPQTWYAWRFVMPALARDFTVVAVDPRGVGLSDKPKDGYDSATLATDMVRLMDALGYPKFAMVGHDIGMWTGYAMAVDHPERLERLAVAEAIIPGISPSPPLLGSRWLNDFLWHFNFNRAFDANERLVQGREEIYFGHQFATKAATPTAIPQYAVDHYVETLRDPEALRASFDYYRAIDQTIEQSEARKKHKLTLPVLAIAGEDACGDSVGTEMRSVAEDVISVVIPHCGHYVAEEAPDALLDALREFLAPYKHFS
- a CDS encoding MIP/aquaporin family protein, which codes for MPTRPSLFRRASAEFIGSAMLVFLGVSAIIAANWIAGPLLQGKSWGGHALHSLSGFAFGYVVMAIIASPLGRISSHYNPAITFMRWVAGEPTYVAVIYFAAQLAGSIPGAFLLLLWGRLGADVGYGATTPAPGVSLWAPIGSELISTALLGCAVLALTSGRISLRTGFHLIPALYGAMAVVAVPLSGLSTNPARTFGPAVVSGIYDQLWLYLVVPPAGATLALCISRARDCYRCIRFWGKVQSDVEGLGEDGSACSNRHAARASTRRSRRPSSIRSLIVTRIPCQRRSANWTP
- a CDS encoding mandelate racemase/muconate lactonizing enzyme family protein; translation: MRIDAVDFFYASMPTVTTAVDGSQDALLVRVRSGDDIGWGECEASPLVSIAAFMTPPSHGACQPVSASVLGRRLDKPEDILAISADVTYRSMDVLQASHTYSGIEMALWDLLGKRRDVPVWSLLGYDRSHGRIPYASILFGDTPDETYDRAREIRSQGFVAAKFGWGPFGHGTPNDDAAHLFAARNGLGNDTALMVDAGQVWRTDVDAVRARWDVLVDVDATWLEEPFTGSAFDAYAAISASTDPSRGPRLAAGESSHNPHMARHLIDYGKVAYIQIDTGRVGGIHPAYEVAQHADHRGVTYVNHTFTSHLALSAALQPYAGLRRHRWCEYPVALSPLAQAVTPDRLERDEDGLVSAPEKPGLGVTVDLDALAPYLHDIQITIDGHPVWTSGQ
- a CDS encoding GntR family transcriptional regulator, with the translated sequence MREAIVATLREDIVTGSLTAGTQLKQDDLAARFGVSPAPIREALRQLENEGLVEHFPNRGVFVTDISAEDIVNLLLPVRLAIETFGVKKSAATRREQLLSELDDIVGRMRDAAAIDDLRTVNELDVQFHQTMVHLSGSEQAIRLWHSVHSRIRAQIYRMSTRLESPTVVVDDHQAILDAIRSDDPGTIDEVMHEHIIEHPTEQLRGQSD
- a CDS encoding dihydrodipicolinate synthase family protein; protein product: MRAASRVDREQIIDNSSLCRFEEGTSMTSVTTLHGILIALATPFSEDGAVDEPRLRSHVSDLVDAGVHGIIPCGSTGEFINLTKDERKLVTEIVIDEVAGRIPVVPHTGALHTAEVIELSQHAKDKGAAAIMVIPPYFEPNTWAEVLAHFQKISDSVDLPIMYYHIPETTGLDLTIDQFKELAAIPNVTYMKESSGNLSLLVELLEDPEIDIKVFNGWDEVTLATYAVGAVGSVWGAANYFPALAVALYETAVVKNDIAAAREIWSTIWKLEQPVLSGGYVQNVKAALAAAGKPVGDPRPPALPATPGTVEALTTALAAAGLKG